One window from the genome of Scyliorhinus canicula unplaced genomic scaffold, sScyCan1.1, whole genome shotgun sequence encodes:
- the LOC119960982 gene encoding gastrula zinc finger protein XlCGF26.1-like has translation ERHEETQNMEKPWKCADCGKGFRAPSVLEIHRRSHTGQRPFTCSQCGKEFTQLSSLYAHQRVHTGEKPFTCSQCGKEFTQLSSLQRHQRVHTGEKPFTCSQCGTGFSSSSNLRKHQRVHTGERPFTCSLCEKGFSDSSTLQTHRRIHTGERPFICSQCGKGFINSSKLRNHQRVHTGERPFTCSQCGKGFNNSSNLRNHQRVHTGERPFTCSQCGKGFSDLSTMKRHKRIHTGERPFTCSQCGKGFSDLSTLRKHQRIHTGERPFICSQCGNGFTHLSSLQTHQRIHTGERPFTCSQCGKRFNNSSNLRNHQRVHTGERPFTCSQCGKGFVSSSTMKRHKRIHTGERPFTCSQCGKGFSDLSTLRNHQRVHTGERPFTCSQCGKGFVSSSTMKRHKRIHTGERPFTCSQCGKGFSNSSNLQKHRRVHTGERQFICS, from the coding sequence gagagacacgaggagacccaaaacatggagaaaccgtggaaatgtgctgactgtgggaagggatttagagccccatctgtgctggagattcatcgccgcagtcacactgggcagaggccattcacctgctctcagtgtgggaaggaattcactcagttatccagtctgtatgcacaccagcgagttcacactggggaaaagccattcacctgctcccagtgtgggaaggaattcactcagttatccagtctgcagagacaccagcgagttcacactggggagaagccattcacctgctcccagtgtgggacggGATTCAGTTCTTCATCCAACCtacggaaacatcagcgagttcacacgggggagaggccattcacctgctccctctgtgagaagggattcagtgattcatccaccctgcagacacaccggcgaattcacactggggagaggccattcatctgctctcaatgtgggaagggattcattaactCGTCCAAACTTCGgaaccatcagcgagttcacactggggagaggccgttcacctgctctcagtgtgggaagggattcaataactCGTCCAACCTTCGgaaccatcagcgagttcacactggggagaggccgttcacctgctctcagtgtgggaagggattcagtgatttatccaccaTGAAGAGACataagcgaattcacactggggagaggccattcacctgctctcagtgtgggaaaggattcagtgatttatccaccctgcggaaacatcagcgaattcacactggggagaggccattcatctgctctcagtgtgggaatggatttacacatttatccagtctgcagacacaccagcgaattcacactggggagaggccattcacctgctctcagtgtgggaagagattcaataACTCGTCCAACCTTCGgaaccatcagcgagttcacactggggagaggccgttcacctgctctcagtgtgggaagggatttgttaGTTCATCCACCATGAAGAGACATAagcggattcacactggggagaggccattcacctgctctcagtgtgggaaaggattcagtgatttatccaccctgcggaaccatcagcgagttcacactggggagaggccgttcacctgctctcagtgtgggaagggatttgttaGTTCATCCACCATGAAGAGACataagcgaattcacactggggagaggccattcacctgctctcagtgtgggaagggattcagtaattCGTCCAACCTTCAGAAAcaccggcgagttcacactggagagaggcaattcatctgctcttag